In Acidobacteriota bacterium, the genomic window ACGACCGCTCTCGTACGCCAGACGAACCGCCTCGCGCTTGAACTCCTCACTGAAACGACGACGCTTCTCAACCATTTTGTGAACTCCTCCAGGCCTATTCTCATAGGCACGGTTTCTGTCCACAAAATCGGGGCAACTCCATGAAAAGCCCCCCTCGCGAATCAGTACCCCGCCGCCTGCCCGTCTTTGCGGCTCTCGGAAGCGCCGTAGAAGACGTCCTGCCCGGCGTCGTAGAGGATCGCCTGGTAGCCGCCGAAGGGACCGACCCGGGAGCCGATTCGGTGGCCCCGGCTCATCAGGTCTCGCACCACCTGATAATCGAAGCCGGTCTCGAGAGACACCTGACCGCCATCGTCCATCACCTCACCGGTGGGTTGGGACGAACCGGAGTGCAGAATGCGCGGGGCATCGCCGGCTTCCTGCAGGTTCATGCCGAAGTCGATCATGTTGATCAACACCTGGGCCTGGGCCTGCGGCTGGGTTGCGCCGCCCATCACCCCGAAGGACATCCAGGGCTTGCCGTCCTTGGTGACGAAGCCCGGAATGATGGTGTGGAACGGCCGCTTGCCGGGCTCGTAGACGTTGAAGTGGCCGGCCTCGAAGGTGAACAGCTCGCCGCGGTCCTGCAGGACGAAGCCGAGATCACCGGGAGTCATCCCGGACCCCATGCCGCGGTAATTGCTCTGGATCAGGGACACCATGTTGCGGTCCTTGTCCGCCACCGTCAGGTAGATGGTGTCGCCGTGCTCGAGGGCGGGATTGCCGGCTTCGAGGCGGCGCGCGGCGCGCTTCGGATCGATCAGAGCTCGGCGCTCGGCAGCGTACTCCTTGGAGATCAGAGCCGCCACCGGGATCTCGTTGAAGGCCGTGTCCGCATACCACTTGGCGCGGTCTTCGAAGACCAGCTTCTTGGCTTCGAGGAAGTGATGGACATACTCGCTGCTGCCGAATCCCATGGCGGCGAGGTCATAGTCCTCCAGCAGATTGAGGATCTGCAGTACCGCGATCCCCTGCCCGTTGGGCGGTAGCTGCCAGACGTCGTAGCCGCGGTAAGAGGTCGAGACCGGATCGACCCACTCGGAGCGGTGGGCCGCCAGATCCTCGTAGGAGAGGAAGCCGCCGTGCTCCTTCATGTAGGCGTCGATGGTGCGCGCGATGGAGCCGCGGTAGAAGGCGTCGCGCCCTTCCCGCGCCAGGGTCTCGTAGGTGTTCGCCAGGTTGGGGTTGCGGAAGATTTCGCCCTTGCGGGGCCCGCGGCCATCGGGTGCGAAGGTGTCCGCGAACCCCGGATAGCGCGACAGGAAGGTGGCGCTACGCCCCCAGTAGTAAGCGATCAGCTCGCTGACCGGGAAGCCTTCGCGGGCATAGCGAATGGCCGGCGCCAGGACCTCCGCCATCGGCAGTTTGCCGTAGCGCTCATGCAGGCTGAACCAGCCATCGACGGCCCCCGGCACGGTGACCGGCAGGGGACCATGGCTGGGAATCTTGTCGAGGCCGCGCTTCTCGAACT contains:
- the ggt gene encoding gamma-glutamyltransferase, which encodes MKRLPLLLCFALLLVAVRTGDLSAYDRVTGKTFASRSEVIARHGMAATSQPLATQIALDILKAGGSAVDAAIAANAALGLMEPTGCGIGGDLYAIVWDAEKGELAGLNGSGRSPRSLSLEEFEKRGLDKIPSHGPLPVTVPGAVDGWFSLHERYGKLPMAEVLAPAIRYAREGFPVSELIAYYWGRSATFLSRYPGFADTFAPDGRGPRKGEIFRNPNLANTYETLAREGRDAFYRGSIARTIDAYMKEHGGFLSYEDLAAHRSEWVDPVSTSYRGYDVWQLPPNGQGIAVLQILNLLEDYDLAAMGFGSSEYVHHFLEAKKLVFEDRAKWYADTAFNEIPVAALISKEYAAERRALIDPKRAARRLEAGNPALEHGDTIYLTVADKDRNMVSLIQSNYRGMGSGMTPGDLGFVLQDRGELFTFEAGHFNVYEPGKRPFHTIIPGFVTKDGKPWMSFGVMGGATQPQAQAQVLINMIDFGMNLQEAGDAPRILHSGSSQPTGEVMDDGGQVSLETGFDYQVVRDLMSRGHRIGSRVGPFGGYQAILYDAGQDVFYGASESRKDGQAAGY